From one Azotosporobacter soli genomic stretch:
- a CDS encoding (2Fe-2S) ferredoxin domain-containing protein, translating to MKSLEDLKRLQQQVKAKTSLRHAAGTQVIVGMGTCGIAAGAREVMSAILNEIAKRNLEDVTVRQTGCIGMCEKEVLVDVVRVGQPRITYGRVTAENVPTIVAEHVVNGRIVEELVVAKIEE from the coding sequence ATGAAGAGTCTTGAAGATTTAAAACGGCTGCAGCAACAAGTGAAAGCAAAGACTAGTTTGCGTCATGCCGCGGGCACACAGGTGATCGTCGGTATGGGGACTTGCGGCATTGCGGCGGGCGCCAGAGAAGTGATGAGTGCGATCCTGAACGAAATAGCCAAGCGGAATCTGGAAGACGTTACGGTGCGGCAAACGGGTTGCATCGGCATGTGTGAAAAGGAAGTACTGGTCGATGTGGTGCGCGTAGGGCAGCCACGTATCACGTACGGACGCGTCACGGCGGAGAATGTGCCGACGATCGTTGCCGAACATGTGGTTAATGGGCGCATTGTAGAAGAATTGGTCGTAGCCAAGATCGAAGAATAG
- a CDS encoding NADH-dependent [FeFe] hydrogenase, group A6 — MDMVNVTVDGRKIQVPQGTSVLYAARTAGVDIPTLCHHPELRPEGNCRVCLVEVEGVRNLPASCVYPVNEGMVIHTNSPAVRDARKMVVELLLANHPQDCLSCQRSMNCELQTIAADLGIRKVRFDGERKQHPLDEANPSIVRDQSKCILCGRCIRACSERQGVHVYSFAKRGFNATVVPAFNQGLHQVACTYCGQCAAVCPTAAIVVKDDTQPIWQVLGDPKKHVVVQTAPAVRVALGEALGMEVGNVVTGKMVAALRRLGFDKVFDTDFSADLTIMEEGTELLGRLKGKGKLPMITSCSPGWVNYAELLYPDLLDHLSTAKSPQQMFGALVKTYYAEKSKIDPKDIVSVSIMPCTAKKAEAVREEMKSSGYQDVDFVLTTGELGRMIKEAGIDFEKLPEEEYDAPMGISTGAGVIFGATGGVMEAALRTVYEVVTGQELECVDFKSVRGLDGLKEATVQVGDTAVKVAVAHTLANAKLMMDKVRAGEADYHFIEIMACPGGCIGGGGQPVTSCENFRQRRIDAIYGCDSCSTLRKSHENPAIKELYATWLGEPNGEKAHKLLHTHYHPQNRG, encoded by the coding sequence ATGGATATGGTTAATGTAACGGTTGACGGTCGCAAGATCCAGGTGCCGCAAGGAACAAGCGTCTTGTATGCGGCACGGACGGCCGGTGTCGATATTCCAACGCTGTGTCATCATCCGGAATTGCGTCCGGAAGGAAATTGCCGGGTCTGTCTGGTCGAGGTAGAGGGCGTGCGCAATTTGCCGGCTTCCTGCGTCTATCCGGTCAATGAAGGCATGGTCATTCATACGAATAGTCCGGCAGTGCGCGATGCACGCAAGATGGTGGTGGAACTGCTGCTGGCCAATCATCCGCAGGACTGCCTGTCCTGCCAGCGCAGCATGAACTGTGAATTGCAGACCATTGCCGCCGATCTTGGGATTCGTAAGGTGCGCTTTGACGGCGAACGCAAGCAACATCCGCTCGATGAGGCGAATCCGTCGATTGTTAGGGATCAAAGCAAATGCATCCTCTGTGGACGCTGTATACGGGCCTGTAGTGAACGGCAAGGCGTGCACGTCTATTCCTTCGCGAAACGCGGTTTTAACGCCACGGTGGTGCCTGCGTTCAACCAGGGGCTGCATCAGGTTGCCTGTACTTATTGCGGACAGTGCGCAGCCGTCTGCCCGACCGCTGCGATTGTGGTCAAAGATGATACGCAACCGATCTGGCAAGTGCTTGGCGATCCGAAGAAACATGTTGTCGTGCAGACTGCGCCCGCGGTCCGTGTTGCGCTCGGCGAAGCGCTCGGTATGGAAGTCGGGAACGTCGTGACCGGAAAAATGGTCGCGGCGCTGAGACGACTCGGCTTTGACAAGGTGTTTGACACCGACTTCTCGGCCGATCTGACGATCATGGAAGAAGGTACCGAACTGCTTGGCCGCCTGAAAGGCAAAGGAAAGCTGCCGATGATCACTTCATGCAGTCCGGGCTGGGTCAATTACGCTGAGCTGCTCTATCCGGATCTGTTAGATCATTTGTCTACCGCCAAATCGCCGCAGCAAATGTTCGGCGCACTGGTCAAGACGTATTATGCGGAAAAGAGCAAGATCGATCCGAAAGATATCGTTTCCGTCTCGATTATGCCGTGTACGGCGAAGAAGGCGGAAGCTGTAAGGGAAGAAATGAAATCGAGCGGCTATCAGGATGTTGATTTTGTCCTGACGACCGGCGAACTGGGCCGCATGATCAAAGAAGCCGGGATTGATTTTGAAAAATTGCCGGAAGAGGAATATGACGCTCCGATGGGCATCAGTACCGGTGCGGGCGTGATCTTCGGCGCAACCGGCGGCGTTATGGAAGCGGCGCTGCGTACCGTTTATGAAGTCGTGACCGGACAAGAGCTGGAGTGTGTCGACTTTAAATCGGTGCGTGGTCTGGACGGCTTGAAAGAGGCAACGGTCCAGGTCGGCGACACCGCGGTCAAGGTGGCGGTCGCGCATACGCTGGCGAATGCAAAGCTGATGATGGATAAGGTACGCGCAGGCGAAGCCGATTATCACTTCATTGAGATCATGGCTTGTCCAGGCGGCTGCATCGGCGGCGGCGGCCAACCGGTGACCAGCTGCGAGAACTTCCGGCAACGTCGCATCGACGCGATTTATGGCTGCGACAGCTGTTCGACGCTACGCAAGTCGCATGAAAATCCGGCCATCAAGGAGCTGTATGCAACCTGGCTTGGCGAGCCGAATGGCGAAAAAGCGCATAAACTCCTGCATACGCATTATCATCCGCAAAACAGGGGATAA
- a CDS encoding [Fe-Fe] hydrogenase large subunit C-terminal domain-containing protein, with protein sequence MIEYFHSVRLISERCKGCVSCIKRCPTEAIRIRGGKAKITESRCIDCGECIRYCPNRAKTAVTDSLADIKRYPHNVALPAPSLYSQFEAQVTVDAILCGLLSLGFDEVFDVAVGAEVVTTAIRELLQHKQVKRPLISSACPAVVRLIQVKFPELIDHLVPFEAPVEIAARMVREEYARRTGRPQDELGVWFITPCPAKLTAIRQPLGDLPSNISGAISIADIFGELRRVILQKPAAVAKCRRASWAGMGWAVAGGETEAAGVLNTLVVHEIHSISNVLEQVAMGKLKDIDYVEALACAGGCIGGPLMVENRFVAEHRMRNRLAVGKRLQPQPELPLAPEDLVQRGTLEPRPIMRLDEDISKALYKVEQMERTLERLPGLDCGSCGSPTCKALAEDIVQGQASEMDCIFKLRERVHELAKEMMGLAEKLPPSLDKKEKKGAIRDGKSKRVAGTSGRRGGSDDSGGGA encoded by the coding sequence ATGATCGAATATTTTCACTCTGTGCGTTTGATTTCCGAGCGCTGCAAAGGTTGCGTCAGCTGCATCAAGCGCTGCCCGACGGAGGCGATACGCATTCGCGGCGGCAAGGCGAAGATCACGGAATCGCGCTGCATCGACTGCGGCGAATGCATCCGCTATTGTCCGAACCGGGCTAAAACCGCAGTTACCGATTCGCTGGCGGATATCAAACGCTATCCGCATAATGTGGCGTTGCCCGCGCCGTCATTATATTCACAATTTGAGGCGCAGGTGACGGTTGATGCAATTCTTTGCGGTTTGTTGTCGCTTGGCTTTGACGAGGTCTTTGACGTCGCGGTGGGCGCGGAGGTTGTTACGACGGCGATTCGTGAACTGTTGCAGCATAAGCAGGTAAAGCGCCCGCTCATCTCATCGGCCTGTCCGGCGGTCGTACGGCTGATTCAGGTGAAGTTTCCTGAATTGATCGATCATCTAGTGCCGTTTGAGGCGCCGGTTGAGATTGCGGCGCGTATGGTGCGCGAGGAGTATGCGCGCCGCACGGGAAGGCCGCAGGACGAGTTGGGCGTGTGGTTCATTACGCCGTGTCCGGCCAAGCTGACCGCGATTCGTCAGCCGCTCGGCGATCTGCCGTCGAATATCAGCGGCGCGATATCGATTGCCGACATTTTCGGCGAATTACGCCGGGTGATTCTGCAAAAACCGGCCGCGGTTGCTAAGTGCAGACGGGCGTCCTGGGCTGGAATGGGCTGGGCGGTGGCCGGCGGCGAGACAGAGGCGGCCGGCGTCTTGAATACGCTGGTAGTGCATGAAATTCACAGCATCAGCAACGTGCTGGAGCAAGTGGCGATGGGGAAATTGAAGGATATCGATTATGTGGAGGCGTTGGCTTGCGCCGGCGGCTGCATCGGCGGGCCGCTGATGGTGGAAAATCGCTTTGTTGCCGAACACCGGATGCGCAATCGACTGGCTGTCGGAAAACGGTTGCAGCCGCAGCCGGAATTGCCGCTTGCGCCGGAGGATTTGGTGCAGCGCGGTACGCTTGAACCGAGGCCGATTATGCGCTTGGATGAGGATATTTCAAAGGCTTTGTACAAGGTGGAACAAATGGAGCGGACGCTGGAGCGTTTGCCGGGGCTTGATTGCGGTTCGTGTGGTTCGCCGACCTGCAAGGCGTTGGCGGAAGACATTGTACAGGGGCAAGCCAGCGAGATGGACTGCATCTTCAAATTGCGCGAGCGCGTGCATGAATTGGCGAAAGAAATGATGGGGCTGGCGGAAAAATTGCCGCCATCGCTGGATAAGAAAGAAAAAAAGGGAGCGATAAGGGATGGTAAGAGTAAGAGAGTTGCCGGAACTTCTGGCCGCCGCGGCGGTAGCGACGATTCCGGAGGAGGCGCTTGA
- a CDS encoding ATP-binding protein, which yields MRELSLHILDLVQNAVEAEATKVMLEVVEDLSADTLIIRVRDNGRGMEKQECSKVVDPFHTSRTTRRIGLGLPLIQMSTQRCEGHLKIESEMGKGTLIEALYRHSHWDRPPLGNMADTLQTILVGNPMLDFHYLHRVDERSFSIAASEINEILGGVPLTQPEILQWLQGYLKENLAILYGGVENEES from the coding sequence ATGCGAGAGTTGTCGCTCCATATCTTAGATTTGGTACAAAATGCAGTAGAGGCTGAGGCTACCAAGGTGATGCTGGAAGTCGTAGAAGATCTTAGCGCCGATACTCTGATCATCCGGGTGCGCGACAATGGGCGCGGCATGGAAAAGCAAGAATGCAGCAAGGTTGTCGATCCGTTTCATACGAGTCGCACGACGCGCCGCATTGGCTTGGGGCTGCCGCTGATTCAAATGTCGACGCAGCGTTGCGAAGGGCATTTAAAAATTGAATCCGAGATGGGAAAAGGCACGCTGATTGAAGCGCTTTATCGGCATAGTCATTGGGACAGGCCGCCGCTTGGCAACATGGCGGACACCTTGCAAACGATTCTGGTGGGCAATCCGATGCTTGATTTTCATTATCTGCATCGCGTGGACGAGCGGAGTTTTAGCATTGCGGCGTCGGAAATCAATGAGATACTGGGCGGCGTGCCACTGACGCAGCCTGAAATCCTGCAATGGCTGCAGGGCTACTTGAAGGAAAATTTGGCGATACTGTACGGAGGTGTAGAGAATGAAGAGTCTTGA
- a CDS encoding serine kinase, translated as MVRVRELPELLAAAAVATIPEEALEVTLSSGYASDLLSNVMGQAKAEGVWVTMQGHQNVVAVAVLAGLGAVVVAGGTKPDGDAVRKAGQEGLPLFTTELSAFETVGRLYRAGVVGA; from the coding sequence ATGGTAAGAGTAAGAGAGTTGCCGGAACTTCTGGCCGCCGCGGCGGTAGCGACGATTCCGGAGGAGGCGCTTGAGGTGACGTTGTCTAGCGGTTATGCATCGGATTTATTGAGTAATGTGATGGGACAGGCGAAAGCCGAAGGGGTATGGGTGACGATGCAGGGGCATCAGAATGTGGTAGCGGTTGCTGTTTTGGCGGGACTGGGGGCGGTTGTCGTCGCGGGCGGCACAAAACCGGACGGCGATGCGGTACGTAAAGCGGGGCAGGAGGGGTTGCCTCTTTTTACGACAGAATTATCCGCATTTGAAACGGTAGGACGTCTCTACCGCGCGGGAGTGGTGGGCGCGTGA
- the nuoE gene encoding NADH-quinone oxidoreductase subunit NuoE — protein MKLSKQHECCGGNQANQFIELKEVLEKYRNVKGALIPILQDTQNLYGYLSKEVLEHIAVQIDIPISHIYGVVTFYSQFHLNPRGRNIIRVCQGTACHVRGAKAILKTLEDQLHIVAGTTTEDLRFTLETVACIGACGLAPVLMVNDDTHGRLTPESIPAILARYS, from the coding sequence ATGAAATTGAGCAAGCAACATGAATGCTGCGGCGGCAACCAGGCAAATCAATTTATCGAATTGAAAGAAGTCCTGGAAAAGTACCGGAATGTGAAGGGGGCTTTGATCCCCATTTTGCAGGACACGCAAAACCTCTATGGTTATCTGTCCAAAGAAGTATTGGAACACATTGCGGTTCAGATTGATATTCCCATTAGCCATATTTATGGCGTAGTCACGTTTTATTCCCAATTTCACTTGAATCCGCGCGGTCGCAACATTATCCGCGTCTGTCAGGGGACGGCCTGCCATGTGCGGGGCGCCAAAGCGATCTTGAAAACGTTGGAAGATCAACTGCATATTGTAGCGGGAACTACGACTGAGGATTTGCGCTTTACGTTGGAGACGGTGGCCTGCATCGGCGCCTGTGGATTGGCGCCGGTACTGATGGTCAATGACGATACGCATGGCCGCTTGACGCCAGAGAGCATCCCGGCGATTCTGGCTCGCTATTCCTAA
- the nuoF gene encoding NADH-quinone oxidoreductase subunit NuoF, translated as MEHIRAHVLICAGTGCISSGSKRVQAALEKQLAELGLDKEVKVVETGCHGFCEMGPLVIIYPEGVFYVRVQEEDVKDIVEQHLYKGRVVERLLYKEPMSMERIPKYSDIDFYKKQMRLVLANCGHIDPEILEEYIAVGGYQALGKALTDMTPETVIAEMKTSGLRGRGGGGFPSGMKWEFTAKAKGDKKYVVCNADEGDPGAFMDRSVLEGDPHRVIEGMAICGYAIGADEGYVYVRAEYPLAIKRLRIAIKQAEEMGLLGDGILGSSFNFHIKIKEGAGAFVCGEETALLASIEGRRGMPRPRPPFPAISGLWGKPTNINNVETFANVPQIISQGGEWYASIGTERSKGTKVFALTGRINHTGLAEVPMGITMREIIFDIGGGIQNGKKFKAVQIGGPSGGCLPEELLDLSVDYDSLIQAGAMMGSGGLVVMDETTCMVDVAKFFLTFTTSESCGKCTPCREGTKRMLEILERITKGEGRIDDIALLEEMAKNIKASSLCGLGQTAPNPVLSTLKYFRHEYEAHIHDKRCPAGACADLASYQVTEACKGCGLCKKACPVDAISGELKGLHVIDQDVCIRCGACLAKCPFKAIIKG; from the coding sequence ATGGAACATATTAGAGCGCATGTACTGATTTGTGCCGGTACGGGTTGTATCTCATCGGGGTCGAAACGCGTACAGGCGGCCCTGGAAAAACAACTGGCCGAGCTCGGTCTGGATAAGGAAGTCAAAGTGGTTGAGACGGGCTGTCACGGCTTTTGCGAGATGGGACCGCTTGTCATCATCTATCCGGAAGGAGTCTTTTATGTCCGGGTGCAGGAAGAGGATGTCAAAGACATTGTCGAGCAACATCTCTATAAAGGTCGTGTCGTAGAACGACTTTTATACAAAGAACCGATGTCCATGGAGCGGATTCCCAAATACAGCGACATTGATTTTTACAAGAAACAGATGCGCCTGGTGCTGGCGAACTGCGGACATATCGATCCGGAAATATTGGAAGAATACATTGCGGTCGGCGGCTATCAGGCGCTTGGCAAAGCACTGACCGACATGACGCCGGAAACGGTTATCGCCGAAATGAAGACGTCCGGGCTGCGCGGCCGGGGCGGCGGCGGTTTTCCGAGCGGCATGAAATGGGAGTTCACAGCGAAGGCGAAAGGCGATAAGAAATATGTCGTCTGTAACGCCGACGAAGGAGATCCCGGCGCGTTCATGGACCGCAGCGTGCTGGAGGGCGATCCACATCGCGTCATCGAGGGCATGGCGATTTGCGGTTATGCGATCGGCGCGGATGAGGGCTACGTTTATGTGCGGGCTGAATATCCGCTGGCGATCAAACGGCTGCGCATCGCGATCAAGCAGGCGGAAGAAATGGGACTCTTGGGCGATGGCATTCTGGGCAGTTCGTTCAACTTCCATATCAAGATCAAAGAAGGCGCAGGCGCTTTTGTCTGCGGCGAAGAGACGGCGCTCCTCGCTTCGATCGAAGGCCGACGCGGTATGCCTCGTCCACGGCCTCCTTTCCCGGCGATCTCGGGTCTCTGGGGAAAACCGACGAATATCAATAATGTCGAGACCTTTGCCAATGTGCCGCAAATCATCAGCCAAGGCGGCGAGTGGTATGCCTCGATCGGTACCGAACGCAGCAAGGGGACCAAGGTCTTCGCGCTGACCGGGCGGATTAACCATACCGGACTGGCCGAAGTGCCGATGGGCATCACGATGCGGGAAATCATCTTTGATATCGGCGGCGGCATTCAAAATGGCAAGAAGTTTAAGGCTGTGCAGATTGGCGGACCGTCCGGCGGCTGTCTGCCGGAAGAACTTCTGGATTTGTCGGTCGATTATGATTCGCTGATCCAGGCCGGCGCGATGATGGGCTCAGGCGGCTTGGTCGTCATGGACGAAACGACCTGTATGGTTGACGTTGCGAAGTTCTTCCTGACATTCACCACGTCGGAATCCTGCGGCAAATGCACGCCCTGCCGCGAAGGAACGAAACGGATGCTTGAGATCCTGGAGCGGATCACGAAAGGCGAAGGCCGAATTGACGATATCGCGCTGCTCGAAGAAATGGCCAAGAACATCAAGGCGTCTTCGCTCTGCGGTCTTGGTCAGACGGCGCCGAATCCGGTGCTTAGTACACTGAAATACTTCCGGCATGAATATGAGGCGCATATCCATGATAAGCGTTGTCCGGCCGGCGCTTGCGCCGATCTGGCCAGTTATCAGGTTACGGAGGCCTGCAAAGGCTGTGGCTTATGTAAGAAAGCTTGTCCGGTGGATGCCATCAGCGGCGAATTGAAAGGCCTGCACGTGATCGATCAGGATGTCTGCATACGTTGCGGCGCTTGCTTGGCGAAGTGTCCTTTCAAGGCGATTATAAAAGGATAG
- a CDS encoding PHP domain-containing protein: MRSYVADLHVHTLLSPCAEVEMTPRNIIEQALEIGVDIVAITDHNAGDNIIAAERAAEGTGILVIPGMEVETREEVHFIALFESLAVYAEWQRFVDLHITELVNDEDAFGGQFVVDHEDNLVEVKEVMLLASLHCSLAEATAEVKRLGGVAIASHVDRPSYSVISQLGFVPADVTLAAVEVSRRCQDKGAQNRIREATGLPLVTASDAHTIGDFINGPKTVLHLEAASLSEVKLALSGSGGRHIGEFLYAPETTR; this comes from the coding sequence ATGCGCTCTTATGTGGCGGACCTCCATGTGCATACATTGCTCTCACCTTGTGCGGAAGTTGAAATGACGCCGCGCAACATCATTGAGCAAGCGCTGGAGATTGGCGTCGATATTGTGGCGATCACCGATCACAATGCCGGCGACAATATTATCGCTGCAGAGCGGGCGGCCGAAGGAACGGGAATTTTAGTCATTCCCGGCATGGAAGTGGAGACAAGGGAAGAGGTCCACTTTATTGCGCTTTTTGAGTCGCTTGCGGTTTACGCTGAATGGCAGCGTTTTGTAGATCTTCATATTACAGAGCTGGTCAATGATGAAGACGCGTTTGGCGGACAGTTTGTCGTTGACCATGAAGATAACCTGGTAGAGGTCAAAGAGGTCATGCTTTTAGCTTCACTGCATTGCTCACTGGCGGAAGCCACGGCGGAAGTGAAGCGTTTGGGCGGCGTGGCGATTGCAAGCCATGTTGATCGTCCATCCTACAGCGTCATCAGCCAGTTGGGATTTGTTCCCGCTGATGTAACCCTGGCGGCGGTAGAAGTTTCGCGGCGCTGCCAGGATAAAGGGGCTCAAAACCGAATAAGGGAAGCGACCGGTCTGCCGCTGGTTACGGCTTCGGATGCACATACCATTGGTGATTTCATCAATGGACCGAAAACGGTGCTGCATTTGGAAGCGGCCAGTCTGAGCGAAGTGAAACTGGCGCTCAGTGGTTCAGGGGGCAGGCATATCGGCGAGTTTCTCTATGCTCCAGAGACTACAAGATGA